CCTGCTTCGGCTTTCTCACGCGCGCCGTCAACATTGTCCAGGATCCATTTGATCTTGGTGCCCGAAAAGTAGGTGGCAAGCGGCAGGCCCACCTTGTCCTTGAAGCGGTCCGCTCCGCCGTCCCTGGCCAGCTCATCCACGATGTCCTGGGTGCGGGTGTCCTGCCAGACAATGGCGTTGTAGACGGCCTGGCCGGTGGTTTTGTCCCACACCACGGCGGTTTCACGCTGGTTGGTGATTCCGACGGCGGCGATATCGTGCCGTGTCAGGTTCGCCTTGGAGAGGGCGGAGGCGATGACCTCGCGGGTGTTGTTCCAGATTTCGGCGGGCTTGTGCTCCACCCACCCGGCCTTCGGGAAGATCTGTTCATGCTCCATCTGCCCGGAGGAGACGATGGCGCCGCTGTGGTCGAAGATGATGGCGCGCGTGCTGGTGGTGCCCTGGTCAATGGCGATTACGTACTGGTTCATGATGACGTCCTTGTCTTTAACGGTACTTTTGGGTCGATGGCTGGACTAAGTGGTCAGGCAGCTGCTGAGGCGATGATTGGAAGCAGCCGGGCGACGAGTCCGCCCAGGGCGCCGCCGACGAGCGGGCCCACAACCGGGATCCATGAGTAGCCCCAGTCGCTGGAGCCCTTGCCCTTGATGGGGAGCAGGGCGTGGGCGATGCGCGGGCCGAGGTCACGGGCGGGGTTGATGGCGTAGCCGGTGGGGCCGCCCAGGGAGACGCCGATGCCGACGACGAGGAGGGCCACAGCGAGCGGCCCGAGGCCGGACGGGGTTCCGCCGAAGGCGAGGATGACGAACACCAGGACAAAGGTGCCGATGATCTCGGTCACCAGGTTCCAGGAACTAGTACGGATCGCAGGGCCGGTGGAGAAAACTGCAAGCTTGCTGGCGGCTTCCTCTTCGGCGTCGAAATGCTGCTTGTAGGCGAGCCAGCAGACGACGGCACCAAGGAACGCACCCAGCATTTCCCCACCGAGATAGGTCAGCGTGGACGCGAAATCAACGGGAACGTCCGGCGCATATTCCTTATTTCCCTTAGCCAGGAAACCAAGCGTCACGGCGGGGTTCAGGTGTGATCCCGACTTCGCGGCCACATAGACACCCGCGAAGACAGCGATACCCCATCCCCAAGTAACCATCAGGAACCCGCCGCTGTTGCCTTTCGTGCCCCGCAGGGCGACGTTGGCCACAACGCCGCAACCCAGCAGGGTGAGCATCGCCGTTCCGAATACTTCGGAAAGGAAAACAATTCCAAGAGACATCTTTGACTCTCCTTATTTTCTGTTGTCAGTCCTTCGCGGGTTGAAGGACTGTTTGCCGGGGCAGGTTAGCGCCCCGGCCGCCAGCCGGGCCTAGGCGACCAGGCTGTTGATCTCTACGCGGTGGAACCGCTGCAGGACTTCCTGCGCGTGCCGGATTTCTGCGGCACGCGCCGTGGCGTCCCAGGCCAGTGGCACAGCGAGAACCTCTGCCACCTCGTTGAGCAGTTCGCCTGTGACGAGGCCCCGGAAGGCCAGGGACGTCCGGCGGATAAGGACATCTACAAGGTGTCCCACTTGTTCGTGGACTGCCATGAACTCAAGTTCGCGCACGCTCAGTTCCCGGGTGGAGTGCAACACGTGGTCAGGTCCGGCATCCAGGTAGGCCATCACGGCCTCCGCCCGCGTCCCGTAGCGGGTCAGCAAACCGGCGGTCCGGTCCGCGTCCCGGCCTGGAGCCATGTGCTGCTTGATCCACTTCTGGACCCCGGCCTCGTCGGCCGGGAAGCCTGCGCCGCCACCGATGGGTAGTTGCGCCGTGGACACCTTGCGCTGCACGCCGAGCTCGGCGAGGACGTCGTTGGTCAGGTGCTCGGCCAGGGCGCGGAAGGTGGTCCATTTGCCGCCCACCAGGCTGAGCACGACGGCGCCCGGACCGGATGCGGCGCTGCCCGGTCCGCGGCGCTCAATCCGGTAGTCCCGGGAAACGAAACCGGGGTGGGTCGCATCGTGCCGGGGCAGAGGCCGGACGCCAGAGAAAGTGTAAACGATCTGGTCACGGCTGACGGGGATGTCCGGGAACACGTGGCCGATCAGTTCGAAGAAGTAGTCGATTTCCTCGTCGGTGCAGACGGCGTCCTGGCCCATCTCCGCGTCCACGTCGGTGGTCCCTACGAGGACGCGGTCTCCCATGGGATAAATGAGGACGATCCGCCCGTCCGTGTGTTCGAAGAAAATCTCACGTCCGCGGCAGGCGTCAAGCAGCCCTGGGTGGTCCAGCACAACGTGCGAACCCTTGGTGCCGCCCATAAAGGCGGAGGCGGTTCCCATCGCCTCATTGGTGAGATCCACCCAGGCGCCCGTGGTGTTAACGATGACATCCGCGGTGAAGTCGAACTCCTCACCGGTCAGCTCATCACGCAGCCGCACCGTGCTGCCTTTGCCAGTGCCGCGGTTGGGCTGGCCGGTCATGGATTTCAGCGAAAGGTAGTTGCTGGCCCGGGCGGTGCTGCCCTGGGTATTGGCGGCGCCGGGCACCTGCCCTGCTTTTTCGCCGTCCTGCAGGACGTCGAGGGTGAGCCGCTCCGGGTTGTGGACGGAGGCGTCGAAATACGTGGCCGCGTATTTGATGTCCGGGCGCAGGCCGGGCAGTTCAGCCAGGGCGCGTTTGCGGCCCGTGAACCGGTGCCGCGGCACGGCTCCTCCGTTGCGTGAGAAGGAGTCGTAGAGGCTGAGGCCAAGCTTGATGAGGAAGGCGCCGCGTTCCTTGGGCTTGCCCTGCTGTTTGTGGGTAAGGAACCGCAGCGGAGCGGCGAGGATACCGGAGAAGGTGCTGAAAATGGGGATGGTGGTCTGCAGCGGCTTGACGTAGTGCGGGGCGATCCGAAGCAGCCGGTTGCGCTCCACTACCGATTCCCGGACCAGCCTGAACTCGCCGTTTTCGAGGTACCTGATGCCGCCATGGATCATGTGCGAGGACGCTCCGCTGGCTCCCTGGCAGTAGTCCCCCCGCTCAACGAGTGCCACGTCCACTCCCTGCAGGGCGAGGTCCCGGAAGGTTCCGACGCCGTTGATTCCGCCGCCGACCACCAGCACCTTTGCGTGGGGGCGCCGCCTCAAGTTGTGTACTGATGCGCGTTCACGGACGGGCTTCGGCGCGGCTGGATGGGCAGGTGAATCCTTGGGTCCCAAAACGACTCCCTTGGGGCTTTGTGTGGCGCGGCCACCTTCAGGTGCGCCGCCGTTCTCATCTATTGTTTGGAGTAATGGAAAATGGAGTCAAGCACTATGCACAAACGTGCAGAGCGGAGTTCGCGTGGACCCTTCCCGGCATGCTGAAGCCCTTCGGGCTGCACAGATGTATTACCTGCAGGACCTTACGATGGACGCTATTGCCCGCGAACTCCGGACCTCGCGGTCAACGGTTTCACGGTTGTTGTCCTCGGCCCGGGACTCGGGCCTGGTCCAAGTCCAGATCCGCAACCCGCTGGACACCGCCCCGGAGCTGGAAGGCCTGATCCGCCGCCGGTACGGGGTTGACGTCCACGTTGTTCCGGTGGTGGAAACCCTCAACGAGGCCGAAACCCTGGACCGCGTGGCCATGCAGGCGGCGCGAACCATCGGGCCCCTGGTGGATTCCAACGCGATTATCGGCGTGGCCTGGGGCTCCACGCTCAGCGCCGTCAGCCGGCACCTGACCAGGAAAATTACGCACGACAGTGTAATTGTGCAGCTGAATGGCGCCGGCAACATGCACACAACAGGCATCACCTACGCGAGCGACATCATGCGCCGCTTCGGCAACGCCTACGGAGCACGGGTGGAACAGTTCCCGGTTCCCGCCTTCTTTGACCACGCCGCCACCAAGACCGCGATGTGGAATGAACGCAGCGTGCAGCGGATCCTCGTACTTCAGTCCAAGATGAGCATCGCGATCTTTGGTGTCGGCTCAGTGGACGCCGACTACCCGAGCCATGTCTACGCCGGCGGTTACCTGGACGAGAACGACCTCAGCATCCTGGCTAATTCCGACGTGGTGGGCGACGTGGCCACCGTTTTCTTCCGCAGCGACGGTTCATCGGACGGCATCGTCCTGAACGAGCGGTCCACCGGACCGGCCCTGTCAGAACTCCGGCAGGTCCGTCGCAGGATCTGCGTAGTTTCAGGGGTCTCCAAAATCAACGGCCTCAAAGGCGCCCTTGCGGCCGGCCTGGCGACAGACCTGATCCTCGACGAGGCCACCGCGCGCCGCCTGGTGGGCCTGGAAGGCATCACGGGTTCGAATAGGTAGAGTCAAGGTTATGAGGACCTCACCCCGGCTCAGCCTGAACAACGGTGTGCTGATCGACCAGCTGGGCTTTGGCCTGTACAAGGTGCCGCCGTCGGACGCAGCCGGACTCGTGGCCATGGCCCTCGATGCCGGCTACCGGCATTTTGATACCGCGGCCATGTACGGCAACGAGTCGGGTGTTGCCCGCGGCATCAGCTCCCAGCTCGGTAGTCCGGCAGGCAGCGGCGGCTCTGGGGAACTCTTCCCGGCACCCGCCAGGGAAGACCTTTTCGTCACCACGAAGGTGTGGAACGACCACCACGGCTACGACGCGACCCTCCGGGCATTCGATGACTCGATGGTCAACCTCGGCCTGGACTACGTGGACATGTACCTCATCCACTGGCCCTGCCCCCGGCGCGGACTGTTCCAGGAAACTTACCGGGCCCTTGAGACGCTCTACCGGGAGGGAAAGGTCCGGGCCATTGGTGTCAGCAACTTCCAGCCTGCGCATCTTGACCGGCTGCTGCAGACAGCCGAAGTAACACCGGCCGTCAACCAGATCGAGCTGCACCCCTGGCTTCAGCAGCATGAGCTCCGCAAGATTCACGATGACCTGGGCATCCGGACCGAAGCGTGGAGCCCCCTGGGCCGCGGACGCGTGCTTGCCGACCCCGTCATCCAGGCGTGCGCCGCCGAACACGGCAGGACGCCTGCCCAGGTCATCCTCCGCTGGCACGTACAGCTCGGGAACATCGCCATCCCCAAAGCCAGCTCCGAGGCACGGATCCGGGAGAACCTGGACGTCTTCCACTTTGAGCTTTCGGCCCGGGATATGGATGCGCTCGCGGGCCTCGACCGGGGCGAGCGCACCGGCTCCCATCCGGACAACGTCAATTAGGACCTGCATGAAAACAACCCATTCGGGGCAGCCGCCCGCGCCCTCCTTCTTCAGCCCTGACCTGCCCGGACGCACCCATGCCTCTTCCCTGCAGCTCGCCGGCGGGAAGGTGGCCTTCTGGACCTATGAACCTGTCCAGGAAACACCGGAAACAAGGACCATCCTGGTGATCCACGGGTTCCGCGGCGACCATCACGGACTGCTGCGCGTGGCCGACCGGCTTCCCGAAATGCGCATCATCATGCCGGACCTGCCGGGTTTCGGCAGCTCAGAGGCGTTCCGATCCGGCGGCCACACGGTGCCCGGCTACGGGGCGTTCATCACGGACTTCATGAGTACCCTGGGCCTGGGACCGGACACGGTTCTCCTGGGGCACTCTTTCGGGTCCATCCTCGCCGCGCACTTCGTGGCCGCCCAACCCGCCGCCGTGCATCCCCTGATCCTTATCAATCCCATTGCCGCGCCGGCCCTCGAAGGTCCCAAAGGCATCATGACCAGGCTGGCGGTGCTGTACTACAAACTTGCCGCCCGGCTTCCCGGCCCGTTGGGGCAGGCACTCCTGCGAAGCCCGTTGATTGTCCGTGTGATGAGCGAGACCATGGCCAAGACAACCGACCGGGAGCTGCGGCGCTTTATCCACGGCCAGCACCACGCGTACTTCAGCGCATTCGCCAGCAGGGACAGCCTCCTCGAATCGTTCACAGCCTCCGTCAGCAGCCACGTGGCCGAGGTGGCCGGCCGGTTGCGCCTTCCGGTGCTGCTGGTTGCCGGCGAAAAGGACGAAATCGCCAACCTGCCCGACCAGCACCGGCTTCTCGAGCTGCTGCCCGACGGCGAACTCAAGGTCATTCCGGGCGTTGGCCATCTGATCCACTACGAGACGCCGGAGCCCGCCGCCCGATATATCCGCAGCTTCCTGAAGGACCATCCCGCGTGAAGATAGTCATTGATGCCCGTTTCACCAGGACCGACCACCATGACGGCATCAGCCGCTATGGAACGAGCCTGATCGAGGCCACCGCGAAGATCGCAGATGTTTCCATGCTGGTTTCGGACCTCCGGCAGCTCGCCCTGCTGCCCGATGTTCCATATACGCTGATCAACAGTCCCCTCTCCCCCATGGAACTGTTTGTTGCGCGCAAAGTGAACCGGTTGGGCGCAGACGTGGTGGTCTGCCCTATGCAGACAATGGGCAGCTGGGGCCGGAAATACGGACTGGTCCTGACGCTGCACGACCTCATCTATTACGAGCACACTGCGCCGCCAGGATTCCTGCCCGCCCCGGTCCGCCTGCTGTGGCGGCTGTACCACAAGGCTTTCTGGCCGCAGCGGCTCCTCCTCAACCGGGCGGACGCGGTGGCAACCGTCAGCAGGACAACGGAGGCGCTGATGGCCAAGTACCGGCTGACGCGGCGGCCCGTAAGGATCATCGGCAACGCTCCCCAGCCAGCCGCAGAACCGCGGACACCGGAGGCCGGCGCCGAACCTTCACTCGTCTACATGGGGTCCTTTATGCCCTACAAGAATGTGGAAACCATGGTGGCGGGGATGGCTTCGCTCCCCGGCTACACGCTTCACCTGCTGAGCAGGATCACTCCTCAGCGCCGCGCAGAGCTGGAAAAGCTCGTCCCGCCCGGAGCCCATGTGGTGTTCCACAACGGGGTCACGGACGAGGAGTACGCAACCTTCCTGAAAACGGCGACGGCGCTGGTGAGCCTCTCCCGGGCCGAAGGTTACGGCCTGCCGCTCGTTGAAGCCATGGCGCTGGGCACCCCCGTCATTGCCAGTGACATCCCCATTTTCCGGGAAGTGGGCGGTGATTGCGCCAGCTACGTTGATCCGGCCTCGCCCGAACAGTTCGCCGCTGCTGTGACGAAGCTCAAGGACCGGGAACGGTGGGAGGAAGCCTCGCGGCGCTCCCTGGCCCGTGCCCGCGAGTTCACCTGGGACGAATCGGCCCGCCAACTGGTGGACGTGGCACACGACATCATCGCCCGGCGCCGGAGCTAACGGGGCCGCGACAGGATTCAACTGTGGCGCAAGCTAGAGTACGTCCACGCCGTCAAGGCGAAGCTGGACGGGCTCCGCGCTCCGCTTTGCGGCGGTCGCAGCCCGGGTTGCGCGCAGGACCCGGGTTACGGCCGCTGCCTGGGCGTACGGGAAAAACAGGAGGGTCCGGACATCCTCTTCGACCCGGCGCCCTGAGGGCGGTCCGTTAAGGACTACCGGGGCCGGCCCCGCGCTGCGCAGGCTGATCCCGGCCGGTTCCAGTTGGGCTGCCACTGCGGCCGTAAAGTGTTCGACGGCGGCCCGGGGGCCGGTGACCGACGCAATCCGCACCGCGGGCGGCAACTGCAGTTCCACCCGCAAAGACAGCTCCCGCCGGGCGTAACCGGCAGGGTCCCACCGCAGCAGGGCACCCACGGCGGACGTCTCGGATGCCGTGATGACGACGAGTCCGTCCTCGGAGGCCGGCCGCACCAGGGCAGCGGCGTTGAACCACCGGCGCACTGTGTCCTCGCCGGCCCGCAGGTTTTCCCGCCGCAGCAACGAGTCGCCGTCCAGGAGCAGCGCCGCCGCATAGCCGCCCTCGGCCACGGGTTCTGCACCTACGGTGGCTACTACCAATGATGCACCCGTGCCTACAGTGGCTTTGACTTGGTCGCCCGAGGACGTGATCACCGTTTTTCCCGGAAAACCGCGCCCCAGTTCCTCGGCCGTTCGCATCACTCCGGTAGCACCCTTGCGGAGCCTCCGGCCGCCGCAATGGGAGCAGCCCCAATTGAGTGCCGGGGTGGAGCACCAGCGGCACTGCGGAACCGCGGAACTGCCGCTGGCCAGCGCCAGCGGCCCTTGGCAGGTTCCGCACCTGGCCGGTTCACGGCAGGTTTCGCACACCAGTGAGGGCACATACCCTGCACGTGCCACTTGGACCAGGACGGGCCCGCGCTCGAGTCCTTCCTTGGCAGCACGCCAGGCAGCACCGGGCAGCCGGGCAATCCGGGCGAGCGGATCCCGAACCTGCTCGAAGCTGTCAGCAGTGTTCACCACCCGCGGGACCGCGCGGCGGACCACGCTCCGATCGGCCTCGACGGGAAGCACCCAGCCCGTCTCCACCAGCCGCTGGACTTCGGTACTCCGGGTGTGGCCAGCCAGGAGGCATGCCGCCCCTGCCTGTTCGGCGCGCAGGAGCAGGACCTCGCGGGCATGGGCATAGGGCGCGCGCTGCTCGATGTGGAGGTCGTCGCCGTCGTCCCAGCAAACAACGAGCCCCAGGTGCCTGACCGGGGCGTAGGCAGCCGACCTCGTGCCAATCGCCACACGTGCTGTGCCGGCAAGGAGGCGCAGGAAGTTCTGGTAGCGCGGAGTGGGTCCGTCCTCTGCCGTCAGGCGGGCTACGGCCTGCTCCGGCAGCACGCTCGTGAGCGCCTCCTCAAGCCGGGCCAGGTCGCGGTTATCCGGCACCACCACCAAGGCACCCCGGCCCGAAGAGAAGACAGCGGCCACTGCTTGGGCCACCAGTTGGGTCCAGCCTGCGGGGCCGGAGCCCCGAAGCGGATTGACTGCCGCCCGTGGCGCCCCGCCGTCGGCCAGGTGGCGGAGGAATGCCGGACCGTTGCGGTACTCAGCCCAGGCGCCATGCCCGGTAACGTCCGCGCCAGTGTTCATTGGCTGGCCGGCCGCCGCCTCCTCAGCCGCTGGTTCCTGCTTGGCCGCTGGTTCGGGGAGACCAGGGAAAGTTTTCTCCAGCCGGGCCACCCGGGGCGGGACTGCGACACGGAGGACATCGCTCAGCGTTCCGGCGTAGCGGGCAGCGACGGCGGTGGCGAGGTCGCGGATTTCCGGCGTCAGGACAGGAACCGGGGAGACAACCTTTGCCAGCGGCAGGAGCATGTGGCCGGCGTCGGACTCTGCCACCCGCTCCATAATGAAGCCGCTCAAATCCTGGCCGTTGAATTTGACCTTGACCCTGACCCCAGGCTGGGCCTCCCCGTCGAGAGTGGCCGGGACGCCGTAATCAAAGGGCCGGTCCAGGTGGGGCAGGGAGGACTCCACGAGCACACGGGCCACTGGCAGGTGGTCTGCCAACTGCGGGCCGGCCTGGTGTTTCCGGTCCGGGAAGCCCTGCAGCAGGGATGGCTGCACGCCTGAAGGCAGATCCAGTAACGGTTGTGCCGAATCATCAGCAACCACTGCGGCTACCTCCGTTCAGCATCGCCTGGGTGGACAGAGCCAGTACACCCGCAGGCACTGACATTCCTGCCTGCGGCATCACCCGCCGGCACAGGACCCGGGTTTCCCTAGGCGTTGAAGAATGCCTTCAGGTCATCCACGCGGTCCAGGCGCTCCCAGGTGAAGTCCGGATCGTCTCGGCCGAAGTGTCCGTGTGCGGCAGTCTTGGCGTAAATGGGCCGCTTCAGGTCCAGGGCGTCGATGATGGCGCGGGGCCGAAGGTCGAAAATCTCCGCGATGGCGGCGCTGATGCGTGCGGGATCCACCGTTTCGGTGCCGAAGGTTTCAACGTAGGTTCCCACGGGGCGGGCCTGGCCGATGGCGTAAGCAATCTGGATCTCCGCACGCTTGGCCAGTCCTGCTGCCACCACGTTTTTGGCAACCCACCGCATGGCGTAGGCAGCGGACCGGTCCACCTTGGACGGATCCTTGCCGGAGAAGGCACCGCCGCCGTGGCGGGCCATGCCGCCGTAGGTGTCTACGATGATCTTCCGGCCGGTGAGGCCGGCATCGCCCACGGGCCCGCCGATCACGAATTCACCGGCCGGGTTCAGGATGTTCGCCGCACGGGAAATGTCCAGGTTGGCCCCGGCCAGGACGGGTTCGATGACAATGGAGGCCAGATCCGCACGGAGCTGTTCCAGGCTTGCACCCTCAGCGTGCTGGCTGGAGATCACAACAGTTTCGACAGAGACGGGAAGGTCCTTGTCATAGCCCACAGTCACCTGGGTTTTGCCGTCCGGGCGCAGGTAGGGCAGCTGGCCTGACTTGCGAACTTCGGTGAGCCGCTCCGAGAGGCGGTGTGCGAGCCAGATGGGCGTGGGCATGTAGGACGGAGTCTCGTCGCTGGCGTAGCCGAACATCAGGCCCTGGTCGCCGGCGCCCTGGAGGTCGTAGTCGTCCTCCTGGCGTCCCTCACGGGCTTCAAGGGAGTTGAAGACTCCCCCGGCGATGTCGTTGGACTGCTGGCCGATGGACACGGAAACACCGCAGCGGGCACCGTCGAAGCCGTTGGCCGAGGAGTCGTAGCCGATGCCCAGGATGGTCTCGCGGACAATTTGCGGGATTTCGACGTAGGCGTCGGTGGTGACCTCGCCGGCCACGTGGACCAGGCCTGTCGTGGCCATGGTCTCCACGGCAACGCGGGATTCCGGGTCCTTGTCCAGCAGGGCGTCAAGAATGGCGTCACTGATCTGGTCGCAGATCTTGTCCGGATGGCCCTCGGTGACCGACTCGGAGGTGAAGAGCCGGAGCGCGGAGGGCGTGGCCGCGTGGGACTGGGGAAGGTGCAGCGGTAAAGTCACTCAACTACCTTACTGGTTGGAATCCGTAGGCCCCGCAGGAGAAGTCCTCGTACTAAGCGGACGTGGCCTGGAACACTCAGGCGCGGGGCGAAACGTGGTTCAGTTCGAAGCCGATCCGGCTGATGATGGCGGCCGAAACTTCCGTCTTGGTTCCGGCCGCCTCCTGTGGCTCGGCACCGGAACGGGACAGGATGACAACGGAATTGGTGTCCTGGCCGAAAACCTTGTCAGCGCCCACGTGGTTGACTACCAGCAGGTCGCAGCCTTTGCGCTGGAGCTTAGCTTCGGCGTACGCGCGGACATCGCCGTGGCTGTCCCCGGTTTCCGCGGCGAATCCGACGATCAGCTGCTGCCCCTCCCCGGATCCGGAGATGTTCCGGCGCTCCACAAGTTCATGCAGGATGTCCGGGTTGCGGACCAGCGTGATGACAGGATCGGCGGTATCGTCGCGCTTCTTGATTTTGGTGTGTGAGACCTCTGCCGGGCGGAAGTCGGCCACCGCAGCGGACATAATAACAACGTCGGAATCGGCAGCGGCTGCCAGCGCGGCCTCCCGCAGCTGCAGGGCGGTCTCCACATGCACCACTTCCACCCCGGCCGGCGGGGGAACTTCCATGTGGGCCGCGAGCAGCCGGACTGTTGCCCCGGCATTCCGTGCAGCGACGGCCAGCGCAACGCCCTGCTTGCCGGAGGACCGGTTGCCGAGGAACCGGACGGGATCCAGGGGTTCGCGGGTTCCGCCGGCGCTGATGGTGACGGTCCGGCCGGCCAGCGGCAACTGGTAGTCCGACTGCCCCTGGACCAGGGCCATGGCGGCGTCGAAAATCACTTCGGGTTCGGGCAGCCTGCCCGGTCCGGAGTCGGATCCCGTCAGCCGGCCGGTGGCGGGCTCAAGGACTGCTGCGCCGCGGCGGCGCAGGGTTTCGACGTTGGCGCGGGTGGCCGGGTGCTGCCACATTTCTGTGTGCATGGCAGGGGCGAACAGCACCGGACCGTGGGCCATCAGCAGGGTGTTGGTGAGGAGGTCGCCGGCTTGGCCGGTGGCTGCTTTGGCCAGGAGGTCGGCTGTGGCCGGGGCGATGACCACCAGGTCCGCTTCATGGCCCAGGCGGACGTGGTTGACCTGGTGGACGTCGTCGAAAACACTGTTGCTGACCGGGTTCCCGGACAACGCCTCCCAGGTGGCAGTTCCCACGAAGCGGGTGGCCGCCTCCGTGGGGATCACTGTGACGTGATGGCCGGCTTCAGTAAAAAGCCGGAGGAGCGATGCCACCTTGTAGGCGGCAATCCCTCCCCCGACTCCGAGGAC
This genomic interval from Arthrobacter sp. SLBN-100 contains the following:
- a CDS encoding MIP/aquaporin family protein, translating into MSLGIVFLSEVFGTAMLTLLGCGVVANVALRGTKGNSGGFLMVTWGWGIAVFAGVYVAAKSGSHLNPAVTLGFLAKGNKEYAPDVPVDFASTLTYLGGEMLGAFLGAVVCWLAYKQHFDAEEEAASKLAVFSTGPAIRTSSWNLVTEIIGTFVLVFVILAFGGTPSGLGPLAVALLVVGIGVSLGGPTGYAINPARDLGPRIAHALLPIKGKGSSDWGYSWIPVVGPLVGGALGGLVARLLPIIASAAA
- a CDS encoding glycerol-3-phosphate dehydrogenase/oxidase, encoding MGPKDSPAHPAAPKPVRERASVHNLRRRPHAKVLVVGGGINGVGTFRDLALQGVDVALVERGDYCQGASGASSHMIHGGIRYLENGEFRLVRESVVERNRLLRIAPHYVKPLQTTIPIFSTFSGILAAPLRFLTHKQQGKPKERGAFLIKLGLSLYDSFSRNGGAVPRHRFTGRKRALAELPGLRPDIKYAATYFDASVHNPERLTLDVLQDGEKAGQVPGAANTQGSTARASNYLSLKSMTGQPNRGTGKGSTVRLRDELTGEEFDFTADVIVNTTGAWVDLTNEAMGTASAFMGGTKGSHVVLDHPGLLDACRGREIFFEHTDGRIVLIYPMGDRVLVGTTDVDAEMGQDAVCTDEEIDYFFELIGHVFPDIPVSRDQIVYTFSGVRPLPRHDATHPGFVSRDYRIERRGPGSAASGPGAVVLSLVGGKWTTFRALAEHLTNDVLAELGVQRKVSTAQLPIGGGAGFPADEAGVQKWIKQHMAPGRDADRTAGLLTRYGTRAEAVMAYLDAGPDHVLHSTRELSVRELEFMAVHEQVGHLVDVLIRRTSLAFRGLVTGELLNEVAEVLAVPLAWDATARAAEIRHAQEVLQRFHRVEINSLVA
- a CDS encoding sugar-binding transcriptional regulator, with product MYYLQDLTMDAIARELRTSRSTVSRLLSSARDSGLVQVQIRNPLDTAPELEGLIRRRYGVDVHVVPVVETLNEAETLDRVAMQAARTIGPLVDSNAIIGVAWGSTLSAVSRHLTRKITHDSVIVQLNGAGNMHTTGITYASDIMRRFGNAYGARVEQFPVPAFFDHAATKTAMWNERSVQRILVLQSKMSIAIFGVGSVDADYPSHVYAGGYLDENDLSILANSDVVGDVATVFFRSDGSSDGIVLNERSTGPALSELRQVRRRICVVSGVSKINGLKGALAAGLATDLILDEATARRLVGLEGITGSNR
- a CDS encoding aldo/keto reductase; this translates as MRTSPRLSLNNGVLIDQLGFGLYKVPPSDAAGLVAMALDAGYRHFDTAAMYGNESGVARGISSQLGSPAGSGGSGELFPAPAREDLFVTTKVWNDHHGYDATLRAFDDSMVNLGLDYVDMYLIHWPCPRRGLFQETYRALETLYREGKVRAIGVSNFQPAHLDRLLQTAEVTPAVNQIELHPWLQQHELRKIHDDLGIRTEAWSPLGRGRVLADPVIQACAAEHGRTPAQVILRWHVQLGNIAIPKASSEARIRENLDVFHFELSARDMDALAGLDRGERTGSHPDNVN
- a CDS encoding alpha/beta fold hydrolase; translation: MKTTHSGQPPAPSFFSPDLPGRTHASSLQLAGGKVAFWTYEPVQETPETRTILVIHGFRGDHHGLLRVADRLPEMRIIMPDLPGFGSSEAFRSGGHTVPGYGAFITDFMSTLGLGPDTVLLGHSFGSILAAHFVAAQPAAVHPLILINPIAAPALEGPKGIMTRLAVLYYKLAARLPGPLGQALLRSPLIVRVMSETMAKTTDRELRRFIHGQHHAYFSAFASRDSLLESFTASVSSHVAEVAGRLRLPVLLVAGEKDEIANLPDQHRLLELLPDGELKVIPGVGHLIHYETPEPAARYIRSFLKDHPA
- a CDS encoding glycosyltransferase family 4 protein — its product is MKIVIDARFTRTDHHDGISRYGTSLIEATAKIADVSMLVSDLRQLALLPDVPYTLINSPLSPMELFVARKVNRLGADVVVCPMQTMGSWGRKYGLVLTLHDLIYYEHTAPPGFLPAPVRLLWRLYHKAFWPQRLLLNRADAVATVSRTTEALMAKYRLTRRPVRIIGNAPQPAAEPRTPEAGAEPSLVYMGSFMPYKNVETMVAGMASLPGYTLHLLSRITPQRRAELEKLVPPGAHVVFHNGVTDEEYATFLKTATALVSLSRAEGYGLPLVEAMALGTPVIASDIPIFREVGGDCASYVDPASPEQFAAAVTKLKDRERWEEASRRSLARAREFTWDESARQLVDVAHDIIARRRS
- a CDS encoding primosomal protein N': MQPSLLQGFPDRKHQAGPQLADHLPVARVLVESSLPHLDRPFDYGVPATLDGEAQPGVRVKVKFNGQDLSGFIMERVAESDAGHMLLPLAKVVSPVPVLTPEIRDLATAVAARYAGTLSDVLRVAVPPRVARLEKTFPGLPEPAAKQEPAAEEAAAGQPMNTGADVTGHGAWAEYRNGPAFLRHLADGGAPRAAVNPLRGSGPAGWTQLVAQAVAAVFSSGRGALVVVPDNRDLARLEEALTSVLPEQAVARLTAEDGPTPRYQNFLRLLAGTARVAIGTRSAAYAPVRHLGLVVCWDDGDDLHIEQRAPYAHAREVLLLRAEQAGAACLLAGHTRSTEVQRLVETGWVLPVEADRSVVRRAVPRVVNTADSFEQVRDPLARIARLPGAAWRAAKEGLERGPVLVQVARAGYVPSLVCETCREPARCGTCQGPLALASGSSAVPQCRWCSTPALNWGCSHCGGRRLRKGATGVMRTAEELGRGFPGKTVITSSGDQVKATVGTGASLVVATVGAEPVAEGGYAAALLLDGDSLLRRENLRAGEDTVRRWFNAAALVRPASEDGLVVITASETSAVGALLRWDPAGYARRELSLRVELQLPPAVRIASVTGPRAAVEHFTAAVAAQLEPAGISLRSAGPAPVVLNGPPSGRRVEEDVRTLLFFPYAQAAAVTRVLRATRAATAAKRSAEPVQLRLDGVDVL
- the metK gene encoding methionine adenosyltransferase codes for the protein MTLPLHLPQSHAATPSALRLFTSESVTEGHPDKICDQISDAILDALLDKDPESRVAVETMATTGLVHVAGEVTTDAYVEIPQIVRETILGIGYDSSANGFDGARCGVSVSIGQQSNDIAGGVFNSLEAREGRQEDDYDLQGAGDQGLMFGYASDETPSYMPTPIWLAHRLSERLTEVRKSGQLPYLRPDGKTQVTVGYDKDLPVSVETVVISSQHAEGASLEQLRADLASIVIEPVLAGANLDISRAANILNPAGEFVIGGPVGDAGLTGRKIIVDTYGGMARHGGGAFSGKDPSKVDRSAAYAMRWVAKNVVAAGLAKRAEIQIAYAIGQARPVGTYVETFGTETVDPARISAAIAEIFDLRPRAIIDALDLKRPIYAKTAAHGHFGRDDPDFTWERLDRVDDLKAFFNA